The genomic window aaaaaaatactaATACAATACATAAGATATCAATCGTTTAATATATTTacttaatgttatataaacaagACTTTTTAAATTACTGCCTATATCTTAATACATCATAGAAAATGGTTAAGTTGGAATGTTATTTGTTGAGATAATGACAATATGTTCAGTGTCAATAAACACTATCTTGACTTCTATGATTGACTGATGGTGTTGATATGTGTAAATCATTTGTACATACAATGGAGGTTATCCAATgttcacatacagattacattatagtattttgttataaaaaaacaaaaaattgtctcccttgatcTACCTCGAAACCACATAAATGTTAAACTTTGATCGACTATTCACGCcaattaaaatctttaaattgtGTGATTcatatcactgtacaataaaaaattaaaatggaaGACTCAATTTTAATCTCTTAAAAATATGACATCACCAGAATATATATTCTAGCTAGAATAATTAGAATAGCTAATAAActtataaaatgttgatatttctcAAGTAAACGCGCATGCACCATTAAAAATATGGCataatatctaaaatgaaatCACAGTTCTATCAAAAACACTCCTCAAATATTTGTAGAAGAGGATTTTTTTTTgcttcgttttttgtttttcattcctTTTTAATTAGCCGGTGGGGTTGTAAACGAGACGCCCTTTTCAATGTTTTCCACTTCTATAGCTCTACAGGTCGTCCAGCAGAATCAAATCGCTCTGTAACACAAAATCAGAGAAACACCAAAGTTTAAAATTACTTCATAatcaaagtacatgtacttgaatgTACATAtagtttataaataataattagttaagtatatattttatagtttagtataatttcttttcaaatttcatgtCATCTATCTTTCCCGAGTACAGTCTTCCACTGTAAGCTAGCAGCttaactacatttgtattacacTACCAAATATGGAACAAATTGCTGAACTTTAAAAGTATTCAATTTAAACCGTGTGAACTAAGGTTattggtaattttttttattatttgaatacAAGACAATGGAGAAGTTCCATAGGCCGGCACTGTGTAGCTACCAAGACAGACTCACCACAATGAGGATTGCCCTGGATCTTTGTGTTGGCAATGTGGTTGCCATCAAGGTCAGAGCACCAGCAGTACATCCCAGTAGGGTCACACTGGGTCTTCTCATAGAATCCTTCAGAGGTGCATGCTGGTCTGTAGCCTTTAAACAGAAAATACAGTTTTCTCAGAGGTGATTGATTCATAGGATTGAGCTGTTTACACCAAGGCTTGCAGCATTTACACAGAACCAGATATAAAGACAAATCAAGTCAAAATACAAGGCATAGGGCAATGATTTTGTTGAAGGAAGAAGAACTGgaacatcatatatataaagacatcATCTTGTCTTCGCTACTTATATTTCAGAGAGTAAAGATATACTTTTAACTCATACAATAATCAATCTTGCTTATCCTCAGTAAAACTGGACTGATGTAGAATTCATTTGATAGAATAGTATCTCGGTAACTTTTATGCAGTTAATCATAGTAATCTTACCTTGACTGTCTGCTCTTTGCTTGACCCTCTCTAAATGCTTGAAGCAGGGAGCCTCTGTAAGGAAAATTTACCATGTAACATTTTGGTGATCTctcatttgtaaaatttgacTCCTCAAATTTGTAACAATTTGTGTACAGAGTGGTTATTATCATTTAAGAgctgatggtgggctaaaacaCAGATCTAGACAGTTCATCAAATCTAGTGTACTACAATCACCAGGTCTTTGAACAAGAATCTTCGATCACTTgacaaatatgttaaataaataGAAGATGAAGACAAAAATGACTTTAATGGAAGGTTATATTGATCTGTCCCTGTACATACCGGTGTCTGTAAAACAGCAGCACCATTCCTTCTTAGACAACAGTTTGTCCTTGTCTGTGTCACATGACTCCAGTAGGGGTGTAATACACTTCTCCTGGCGAATGTCCTCTATGATAGCCAACTCAGTAACATTAAGGAATCTGTTTTCATCAATGTCCAGGTTACGTCGTTCCCACATCACAGACGCTGAACACTTGCACTGTCCGACTGTAATAATATGCCAATCAGAGTTCACACTAAATTCACGATGCCTTTATCAGAGTAAAATATAGCATATATTTCATTCAGAGACAAACTACAGCTCATGCATGTCACCACAATGAGAGCTAAAATAAAGCTTGATAGACTTCAGTCAGAGTCATCTGAAGCTTGCCACCTCATTCAGAGTCTCATGACTTCCAAGTCaggtattatacagtaatggaaAACTGGTTTATAAACATACTTTCCTATTTATTGATATACCCCGCTACCTGAATAATGTGGTTTGTATTCAACTTTCTgttaaaattacaaatttttTGTTTAGTCTATCAACTTTTAATCAAAGTTTGAGGTCTGAACCCTAAACATAACAGAACAAATCATCAAAttaataaacatgttttcaaGATTGACTTACATGTTCTAAAATCTCCATAGTGCTTGGGTTTTCTCAGTTGTGAATGGAATTTCATGTGTTTTTTGCCCCTGTGTTCTTTCTTCTGTGTGTGCAGCATCACAAACCAACCATTCAATCGTTGTCGGATACCCTCAACCTTTTTGGAACATTCTGATAAAACagtaaatttgatatttaaaatgttgacaatgtaccgtatttgacctaataagggcgcagggcgcgtGTAATTGACAgtgcccttattaagattagttattctgaagttttatgaacagactataccttatagcagaattcccaaggctgtggaaacggtcAAATATTCagttataaaaatattccagatgaagatatatattcattatcatatattaagcttaaacatcacttgaatattcctgtaaacttgtaaaccatgccagctgatctaTAGACCtgagaacgtgtgttccaccatttatgttcaaatggaactcttttgtgttctatttatagacacaggtaatttcccagatcatatcagacatcgttttctttgacctaataattgatttacgtcttttactagctttttCTGAACAACAGTTACTTAACAACATGAATTgagtcttttactttatcttcaaataaagatggtaagttattatttctATGTGTGTTTATTTTCGGGTGCACTTAGCAATgacatctgtaggaatagaaaAAAATCGAAATTTTGTGTTCCAGGGACTTGAATTTgttgaagaaaattgaacacataaagtagcaaaacttttcacatgaattattactttttaacaccattttgacactcggtcaaagatttatttccttgaaaaaaggcaGGGGCATTAGGTCAAATGCGGTAAATTATATgtcaaattattattttgacCAATAAATGACTTGTTAAGGATCTatgaaataattcaattaaaaacacatttagaTTTTGTCAGGATGTTTTATATCGTATTTATCATGCAATGAAAGCCAAGTAAGACTCAACTCTCACCCCCTCTTAAAGAGGTCAAGCGCAGCCTTTGACTTTTAACCTTGACTGATTATTTACCAGGCATACCATTACTGTCCGATAAATACAGTATTCAGTTATGAAAGAACTTATTACACACCTGGATATTTTCGGCTGATTTCTGACTGGCTCCCTTCACCCAAATGCATCAATTCCTGTAAAAGGTAATTTATATTATAGACACTTCCATTGTCATCAAAATTCCATTTAACCAGGTAGTTCAAATAGGGTAGAGCCATAGGtaatatattagtctataatcggtATTGGACTTATAAACGTGTTAAGCACCTATGAAAGAGCTATAGAAAACTGCTAATACTTAATTGCATGCTatacatttatgttttattatatacaggctttatatatatcactaagATTTCCATCTTAATGGAAATAAAGCTAAATACAAAACTTAACAATTTCAATTCATGTCTAATGTTATaggaaaaataatcaattttctAAATTGCAGAAAACTGAACCAAATGCAATTCCAATAACATCAGTATTATTTCACTGTTAATCATTAGTAAAAAGTAAACTTTGCAATATTTCTCCACACAGCATGAATTCCAAGCCAAgctccagtatatatatatatatatacaga from Pecten maximus chromosome 1, xPecMax1.1, whole genome shotgun sequence includes these protein-coding regions:
- the LOC117331520 gene encoding proteoglycan Cow-like, with amino-acid sequence MVGSRLAPILVLTVLIWNIDAERLKSRAHGNMGRMKLADFKNLRRVAREKGHSRKNFLGKYSAMMIDQEDVLQKKHMKFTRVKMTECSVECRGHKVCVKHTATNNTKCVPKKFLKESHRLSKFNKHLKKAKKHHNRLMKERSGHYQKFNPLESRVNELDERPQNIRHKHIMAMKKAKKNKSDFISQHRLIENMDAVDELMHLGEGSQSEISRKYPECSKKVEGIRQRLNGWFVMLHTQKKEHRGKKHMKFHSQLRKPKHYGDFRTFGQCKCSASVMWERRNLDIDENRFLNVTELAIIEDIRQEKCITPLLESCDTDKDKLLSKKEWCCCFTDTEAPCFKHLERVKQRADSQGYRPACTSEGFYEKTQCDPTGMYCWCSDLDGNHIANTKIQGNPHCERFDSAGRPVEL